A window of Pseudomonas guangdongensis contains these coding sequences:
- the rfbD gene encoding dTDP-4-dehydrorhamnose reductase — MRVLVTGAHGQLGRELLRHAPADWTVVGLGAAQLDIRDAAQVAAQVERVRPQLIVNAAAYTAVDRAETEPARAWAVNRDGAAHLAQAAQQRGIALFQLSSDYVFAGDLRRPYREEDACRPLGVYGASKLGGERAVRAGCSRHLILRSSWVFGAHGHNFVKTMLRLAGTHPELAVVADQLGCPTPAAYLAQVLWQLAQRYRQQGDLAWGTYHCAGAPPCSWHAFALEIFRQAEALALLARTPQVRAIGSTDYPGAAQRPAYSVLDCGKLRATFGIAPADWRTALAGVLGELAAG; from the coding sequence CTGCGCGTGCTGGTCACCGGCGCTCACGGCCAGCTGGGCCGCGAGCTGCTGCGCCATGCGCCGGCAGACTGGACGGTCGTCGGGCTGGGGGCCGCGCAGCTGGATATCCGCGATGCTGCGCAGGTCGCCGCGCAGGTGGAAAGGGTGCGTCCGCAACTGATCGTCAACGCCGCCGCCTACACCGCGGTGGATCGCGCCGAGACGGAGCCGGCGCGGGCCTGGGCGGTCAATCGCGACGGCGCCGCGCACCTGGCGCAGGCGGCGCAGCAGCGGGGCATCGCGCTGTTCCAGCTGTCCAGCGACTACGTCTTCGCCGGCGACCTGCGCCGCCCCTACCGCGAGGAGGACGCCTGCCGACCGCTCGGCGTCTACGGCGCCAGCAAGCTCGGCGGCGAACGGGCGGTGCGCGCAGGCTGCAGCCGCCATCTGATCCTGCGCAGCAGCTGGGTGTTCGGCGCCCACGGCCACAACTTCGTCAAGACCATGCTGCGCCTGGCGGGCACGCATCCGGAACTGGCGGTGGTCGCCGACCAGCTGGGCTGCCCGACGCCGGCGGCCTACCTGGCCCAGGTACTCTGGCAACTGGCGCAGCGCTATCGCCAACAGGGCGACCTCGCCTGGGGCACCTACCACTGCGCCGGCGCGCCGCCCTGCAGCTGGCACGCCTTCGCGTTGGAGATCTTCCGTCAGGCCGAGGCGCTGGCGCTGCTCGCGCGGACGCCGCAGGTGCGCGCCATCGGCAGCACCGACTACCCCGGCGCCGCGCAACGGCCGGCGTATTCGGTACTGGACTGCGGCAAGCTGCGCGCCACTTTCGGCATCGCCCCGGCCGACTGGCGGACGGCGCTGGCGGGGGTGCTGGGCGAGCTGGCCGCCGGCTAG
- the ispD gene encoding 2-C-methyl-D-erythritol 4-phosphate cytidylyltransferase, which yields MNLIPLPEFWAVIPAAGVGARMRADRPKQYLRLGERTVLEHTLGCFLGHPTLKGLVVCLAEDDPWWPGLACAGDPRIARVAGGCERADSVLNGLLHLLELGADEHDWVLVHDAARPNLSREDLDLLLGELAEDPVGGLLAVPARDTLKRVGKDGRVRETVDRSVIWQAYTPQMFRLGALHRSLADARVSRVAITDEASALEWAGQAPRLVEGRADNLKITRPEDLEWLRQRWGLGSGD from the coding sequence ATGAACCTGATTCCCCTCCCCGAATTCTGGGCCGTGATTCCTGCGGCCGGCGTCGGCGCGCGGATGCGCGCCGACCGTCCCAAGCAGTACCTGCGCCTCGGCGAGCGCACGGTGCTGGAGCACACCCTTGGCTGCTTCCTCGGCCACCCGACCCTCAAGGGGCTGGTGGTCTGCCTGGCCGAGGACGATCCCTGGTGGCCGGGGCTGGCCTGCGCCGGCGATCCGCGCATCGCCCGTGTCGCCGGCGGCTGCGAGCGCGCCGACTCGGTGCTCAACGGCCTGTTGCATCTGCTGGAGCTCGGTGCCGACGAGCACGACTGGGTGCTGGTGCACGACGCGGCGCGGCCCAACCTGAGCCGCGAGGATCTCGACCTGCTGCTCGGCGAACTGGCCGAGGACCCGGTCGGCGGCCTGCTGGCGGTGCCGGCGCGCGACACCCTCAAGCGGGTCGGCAAGGATGGCCGGGTGCGCGAGACGGTCGACCGCAGCGTGATCTGGCAGGCCTATACCCCGCAGATGTTCCGCCTCGGCGCGCTACACCGCAGCCTGGCCGACGCCCGGGTATCGCGGGTGGCGATCACCGACGAGGCTTCCGCCCTGGAGTGGGCCGGCCAGGCTCCGCGACTGGTCGAGGGTCGCGCCGACAACCTGAAGATCACCCGTCCCGAAGACCTGGAGTGGCTGCGCCAGCGCTGGGGGCTGGGCTCGGGCGACTAG
- a CDS encoding septum formation initiator family protein, whose amino-acid sequence MQKAHLLFVVLLLVLGGLQYRLWEGDGGLTHNAELRQQIADQKRENEALLERNRILDAEVAELKRGMETVEERARHELGMVKDGETLYLLSK is encoded by the coding sequence ATGCAAAAGGCCCATCTGCTGTTCGTCGTGCTGCTGCTGGTGCTGGGCGGCCTGCAATACCGTCTGTGGGAAGGCGACGGCGGCCTCACCCATAACGCTGAACTGCGCCAGCAAATCGCCGACCAGAAGCGCGAGAACGAAGCCCTGCTCGAACGCAACCGCATCCTCGATGCCGAGGTGGCCGAGCTCAAGCGTGGCATGGAGACGGTCGAGGAGCGTGCCCGCCATGAGCTGGGCATGGTCAAAGACGGCGAAACCCTGTATCTGCTGAGCAAATGA
- the eno gene encoding phosphopyruvate hydratase, which translates to MAKIVDIKGREVLDSRGNPTVEADVILDNGIIGSACAPSGASTGSREALELRDGDKSRYLGKGVLKAVANVNGPIRELLLGKDPADQRALDRAMIELDGTENKAVLGANAILAVSLAAAKAAAAAKGVPLYAHIADLNGTPGVYSMPVPMMNIINGGEHADNNVDIQEFMVQPVGAKTFADALRMGAEIFHHLKAVLKARGLNTAVGDEGGFAPNLASNEDALAAIAEAVANAGYTLGEDVTLALDCASSEFFKDGQYDLEGEGKVFSAEGFADYLAGLTQRYPIISIEDGMDESDWAGWKVLTDKIGEKVQLVGDDLFVTNTKILKRGIEESIGNSILIKFNQIGSLTETLEAIQMAKAAGFTAVISHRSGETEDSTIADLAVGTAAGQIKTGSLCRSDRVSKYNQLLRIEEQLGAKAPYKGRAEFRG; encoded by the coding sequence ATGGCAAAAATCGTCGACATCAAGGGCCGTGAGGTTCTCGACTCCCGTGGCAACCCCACCGTAGAAGCCGATGTGATCCTCGACAACGGCATCATCGGCAGCGCCTGCGCGCCGTCCGGTGCTTCCACCGGCTCGCGCGAAGCGCTGGAGCTGCGCGATGGCGACAAGAGCCGCTACCTGGGCAAGGGTGTGCTGAAGGCCGTGGCCAACGTCAACGGCCCGATCCGCGAGCTGCTGCTGGGCAAGGATCCGGCCGACCAGAGGGCCCTGGACCGGGCGATGATCGAACTGGACGGCACCGAGAACAAGGCCGTGCTGGGCGCCAACGCCATCCTCGCCGTGTCCCTGGCCGCCGCCAAGGCTGCCGCCGCCGCCAAGGGCGTGCCGCTGTACGCGCACATCGCCGATCTGAACGGCACCCCGGGCGTCTACTCCATGCCGGTGCCGATGATGAACATCATCAACGGCGGCGAGCACGCCGACAACAACGTCGACATCCAGGAGTTCATGGTCCAGCCGGTCGGCGCCAAGACCTTCGCCGACGCCCTGCGCATGGGCGCCGAGATCTTCCATCACCTCAAGGCCGTGCTGAAGGCCCGTGGCCTGAACACCGCCGTCGGTGACGAGGGCGGCTTCGCGCCGAACCTGGCTTCCAACGAGGACGCCCTGGCCGCCATCGCCGAAGCCGTGGCCAACGCCGGCTACACGCTGGGCGAAGACGTCACCCTGGCCCTGGACTGCGCCTCCTCCGAGTTCTTCAAGGACGGCCAGTACGATCTGGAAGGCGAAGGCAAGGTGTTCAGCGCCGAAGGTTTCGCCGACTACCTGGCCGGCCTGACCCAGCGCTACCCGATCATCTCCATCGAAGACGGCATGGACGAGTCCGACTGGGCCGGCTGGAAGGTGCTGACCGACAAGATCGGCGAGAAGGTGCAGCTGGTCGGCGACGACCTGTTCGTCACCAACACCAAGATCCTCAAGCGCGGTATCGAGGAGTCGATCGGCAACTCGATCCTGATCAAGTTCAACCAGATCGGCTCGCTGACCGAGACCCTGGAAGCCATCCAGATGGCCAAGGCCGCCGGCTTCACCGCGGTGATCTCGCATCGCTCCGGCGAAACCGAGGACAGCACCATCGCCGACCTGGCCGTGGGTACCGCTGCCGGCCAGATCAAGACCGGTTCGCTGTGCCGTTCCGATCGCGTGTCCAAGTACAACCAGCTGCTGCGCATCGAGGAGCAACTGGGTGCCAAGGCTCCGTACAAGGGCCGTGCCGAGTTCCGCGGCTAA
- the kdsA gene encoding 3-deoxy-8-phosphooctulonate synthase, translating to MAQKIIRVGDIQIGNDLPFVLFGGMNVLESRDLALKVCEEYVRVTERLGIPYVFKASFDKANRSSIASFRGPGLDEGLKIFEEVKKTFGVPLITDVHEPYQAAPVAEVCDIIQLPAFLSRQTDLVVAMAKTGAAINIKKAQFLAPQEMKHILRKCEEAGNDRLILCERGSSFGYNNLVVDMLGFGIMKQFDYPVFFDVTHALQMPGGRADSAGGRRAQVTELARAGLSQGLAGLFLEAHPDPDNAKCDGPCALRLDKLEPFLAQLKALDELVKSFPPLETA from the coding sequence ATGGCGCAGAAGATCATCCGCGTCGGCGACATCCAGATCGGCAACGACCTGCCGTTCGTGCTGTTCGGCGGCATGAACGTGCTGGAGTCGCGCGATCTGGCGCTGAAGGTCTGCGAGGAATACGTGCGGGTCACCGAGAGGCTCGGCATTCCCTACGTGTTCAAGGCCAGCTTCGACAAGGCCAACCGCTCGTCGATCGCCTCGTTCCGCGGCCCGGGCCTGGACGAGGGGCTGAAGATCTTCGAGGAAGTGAAGAAGACCTTCGGCGTGCCGCTGATCACCGACGTCCACGAGCCCTACCAGGCGGCGCCGGTGGCCGAGGTCTGCGACATCATCCAGCTGCCGGCCTTCCTGTCGCGGCAGACCGACCTGGTGGTGGCGATGGCCAAGACCGGCGCGGCGATCAACATCAAGAAGGCCCAGTTCCTCGCCCCGCAGGAGATGAAGCACATCCTCAGGAAGTGCGAGGAGGCGGGCAACGACCGGTTGATCCTTTGCGAGCGCGGCTCCTCGTTCGGCTACAACAACCTGGTGGTCGACATGCTCGGCTTCGGCATCATGAAGCAGTTCGACTACCCGGTGTTCTTCGACGTGACCCATGCCCTGCAGATGCCGGGCGGTCGCGCCGATTCGGCCGGCGGGCGCCGTGCCCAGGTCACCGAGCTGGCACGAGCCGGACTGAGCCAGGGGCTTGCAGGGCTGTTCCTCGAAGCCCACCCGGACCCGGACAACGCCAAGTGCGACGGTCCCTGTGCCCTGCGCCTGGACAAGCTGGAGCCGTTCCTCGCCCAGCTCAAGGCGCTGGACGAGCTGGTCAAGAGCTTCCCGCCGCTCGAAACGGCCTGA
- a CDS encoding CTP synthase translates to MTRYIFVTGGVVSSLGKGIASASLAAILEARGLKVTMLKLDPYINVDPGTMSPFQHGEVFVTHDGAETDLDLGHYERFIRTTMTQNNNFTSGRIYMDVLRKERRGDYLGATVQVIPHITDEIKRRIIKGAGDADVALVEIGGTVGDIESQPFLEAIRQLRVEIGAKRAMLMHLTLVPYIATAGETKTKPTQHSVKELRSIGLQPDVLICRSDHPVDLSSRRKIALFTNVEERAVISLEDVDTIYKIPSVLHAQGLDDIVVERFGLECGPADLSEWDRVVDAKLNPEHEVTIAMVGKYMELLDAYKSLIEAMGHAGIQSRTKVNLRYIDSEDIENQGTGLLAGVDAILVPGGFGLRGVEGKIQTVQYARENKIPYLGICLGMQVAVIEYARNVLGWKDANSTEFDHASGHPVVGLITEWQDATGAVEQRSEGSDLGGTMRLGAQECQLEAGSQVHACYGKDVIVERHRHRYEVNNNLLPQLQEAGLRVSGRSGDGALVEVVEAPEHPWFVACQFHPEFTSTPRDGHPLFSGFVKAALQQHALNQKG, encoded by the coding sequence ATGACGCGCTACATCTTCGTCACGGGTGGTGTTGTTTCTTCATTGGGGAAAGGCATCGCCTCGGCTTCCTTGGCGGCAATCCTGGAGGCGCGGGGGCTGAAGGTCACCATGCTGAAACTCGACCCCTACATCAACGTCGATCCGGGGACCATGAGTCCGTTCCAGCATGGTGAAGTGTTCGTCACCCACGACGGCGCGGAAACCGACCTCGACCTGGGCCACTACGAGCGGTTCATCCGCACCACCATGACCCAGAACAACAACTTCACCAGCGGCCGCATCTACATGGACGTGCTGCGCAAGGAGCGCCGCGGCGACTACCTGGGCGCCACCGTGCAGGTGATTCCGCATATCACCGACGAGATCAAGCGCCGGATCATCAAGGGCGCCGGCGATGCCGACGTGGCCCTGGTGGAGATCGGCGGCACCGTCGGCGACATCGAATCGCAGCCGTTCCTCGAAGCGATCCGCCAACTGCGCGTGGAAATCGGCGCCAAGCGCGCGATGCTGATGCACTTGACCCTGGTGCCCTACATCGCCACCGCCGGCGAGACCAAGACCAAGCCGACCCAGCATTCGGTCAAGGAGCTGCGTTCCATCGGCCTGCAGCCTGACGTTCTGATCTGCCGCTCCGACCACCCGGTCGACCTGTCGTCGCGGCGCAAGATCGCCCTGTTCACCAACGTCGAAGAACGTGCGGTGATCAGCCTGGAAGATGTGGATACCATCTACAAGATCCCCTCCGTGCTGCACGCCCAGGGCCTGGACGACATCGTCGTCGAGCGCTTCGGCCTGGAGTGCGGCCCGGCCGACCTGTCCGAATGGGACCGCGTGGTCGATGCCAAGCTCAACCCCGAGCACGAAGTGACCATCGCCATGGTCGGCAAGTACATGGAGCTGCTGGACGCCTACAAGTCGCTGATCGAGGCGATGGGCCATGCCGGCATCCAGAGCCGCACCAAGGTCAACCTGCGTTATATCGACTCCGAGGACATCGAGAACCAGGGCACCGGCCTGCTGGCCGGCGTCGACGCCATCCTGGTGCCCGGCGGCTTCGGTCTGCGCGGCGTGGAAGGCAAGATCCAGACCGTGCAGTACGCCCGCGAGAACAAGATTCCCTACCTGGGCATCTGCTTGGGCATGCAGGTCGCGGTGATCGAGTACGCCCGCAACGTGCTGGGCTGGAAGGACGCCAACTCCACCGAGTTCGATCACGCCAGCGGCCATCCGGTGGTCGGCCTGATCACCGAGTGGCAGGACGCCACCGGTGCCGTCGAGCAGCGCAGCGAAGGCTCCGACCTGGGTGGCACCATGCGCCTGGGCGCCCAGGAGTGCCAGCTGGAGGCCGGTTCGCAGGTCCATGCCTGCTACGGCAAGGACGTGATCGTCGAGCGCCATCGGCACCGCTACGAGGTCAACAACAACCTGCTGCCGCAGCTGCAGGAAGCCGGTCTGCGGGTCAGCGGCCGCTCCGGCGACGGCGCGCTGGTCGAGGTGGTCGAGGCGCCGGAGCATCCGTGGTTCGTCGCCTGCCAGTTCCACCCGGAGTTCACCTCCACCCCGCGCGACGGCCATCCGCTGTTCAGCGGTTTCGTCAAGGCTGCCCTCCAGCAGCACGCACTGAACCAGAAGGGCTGA
- the tilS gene encoding tRNA lysidine(34) synthetase TilS encodes MSLESRLLSLLEPWRQASGWVVAFSGGLDSSVLLHLLVRLRANHDLPPLSAVHVHHGLQADADAWVAHCRARCAALGVPLEVRHVRVGEGASVERAAREARYGAFAAVLKAGEVLLVAQHRDDQAETLLLRLLRGAGVRGLAAMPASRPLAAGHLLRPLLEVRRAELEAWARTAGLSWIEDPSNADVSLARNFLRREILPRLERHWPAAGAVLARDAEQLAEADQLLGELAALDLAAARTPAPHAWLPLPSLALAPLQALSEARQRNALREWLRPLSLPPEREHWTGWVDLRDAAVDATPCWRLSGGELRRHGGRLWWLSGAWLAAPPPAGEPWLAPQEPLALPGNGRVWLEGALPNGALRVEYRRGGEVLDLPGRGHRDLKRLLQECGVPPFVRERLPLLKCGDRLLAVANLPQLRTSGEGAPGLRWQPPTGGPGLS; translated from the coding sequence ATGTCCCTCGAATCCCGTCTCCTGTCCCTGCTCGAACCCTGGCGCCAGGCGTCGGGCTGGGTTGTCGCCTTCTCCGGCGGCCTCGATTCCAGCGTGCTGCTCCACCTGCTCGTCCGTTTGCGCGCTAACCACGACCTGCCGCCACTGTCCGCCGTGCATGTCCATCACGGTCTGCAGGCCGACGCCGACGCCTGGGTGGCGCACTGCCGTGCCCGCTGTGCGGCGCTGGGCGTGCCGCTCGAGGTGCGGCACGTGCGGGTGGGCGAGGGCGCCAGCGTCGAGCGGGCGGCGCGCGAGGCGCGTTACGGGGCGTTCGCCGCTGTCCTGAAGGCCGGCGAGGTGCTGCTCGTCGCCCAGCACCGCGACGACCAGGCCGAGACGCTGTTGCTGCGTCTGTTGCGCGGTGCCGGGGTGCGCGGGCTGGCGGCGATGCCGGCCAGTCGGCCGCTGGCGGCCGGGCACCTGCTGCGCCCGCTGCTGGAGGTGAGGCGCGCCGAGCTGGAGGCCTGGGCGCGGACGGCGGGACTGTCCTGGATCGAGGACCCGAGCAACGCCGATGTCTCCCTGGCGCGCAACTTCCTGCGTCGCGAGATCCTGCCGCGTCTGGAGCGGCACTGGCCGGCGGCCGGCGCAGTGCTGGCCCGCGATGCCGAGCAACTGGCCGAAGCCGACCAACTGCTCGGCGAGCTGGCTGCCCTGGATCTGGCCGCGGCCCGCACGCCCGCGCCACATGCCTGGCTGCCCTTGCCATCGCTGGCGCTGGCGCCGCTGCAGGCATTGTCCGAGGCGCGCCAGCGCAATGCGCTGCGCGAGTGGCTGCGCCCGCTGAGCCTGCCGCCCGAGCGCGAGCACTGGACCGGCTGGGTGGATCTGCGCGATGCCGCCGTCGATGCCACGCCCTGCTGGCGGCTGAGCGGCGGCGAGTTGCGCCGCCATGGCGGGCGTCTCTGGTGGCTGAGCGGCGCCTGGCTCGCCGCGCCACCGCCGGCTGGCGAACCCTGGCTTGCGCCGCAGGAGCCGCTGGCGCTGCCCGGCAACGGGCGTGTGTGGCTCGAAGGTGCCCTGCCGAACGGCGCGCTGCGGGTGGAGTACCGCCGCGGCGGCGAGGTGCTCGACCTGCCGGGGCGCGGCCATCGCGATCTCAAGCGCCTGCTGCAGGAATGCGGCGTGCCGCCCTTCGTGCGCGAGCGCCTGCCGCTGCTCAAGTGCGGCGACCGGCTGCTGGCGGTGGCCAACCTGCCGCAGCTGCGGACGAGCGGGGAGGGCGCGCCCGGCCTGCGCTGGCAGCCGCCGACCGGTGGTCCGGGTTTGAGCTGA
- the accA gene encoding acetyl-CoA carboxylase carboxyl transferase subunit alpha, with the protein MNPNYLDFEQPIADLQAKIDGLRMVGNDNELNISEEIARLQDKTLTLTQSIFSNLTSWQIARLARHPRRPYTLDYIQHIFTEFDELHGDRHFADDAAIVGGVARLDDRPVMVIGHQKGREVREKVRRNFGMPRPEGYRKACRLMEMAERFKLPILTFIDTPGAYPGIDAEERGQSEAIAWNLRVMARLKTPIIATVIGEGGSGGALAIGVCDQLNMLQYSTYSVISPEGCASILWRTADKAPEAAEAMGVTAERLKDLGIVDQIIPEPLGGAHSDHAAVAESVRQSLNKQLDELGKLDTKALLARRYERLMSYGVA; encoded by the coding sequence ATGAACCCGAATTATCTGGATTTCGAACAGCCGATCGCCGACCTGCAAGCCAAGATCGATGGCCTGCGCATGGTGGGCAATGACAACGAGCTGAACATCAGCGAAGAGATTGCCCGTCTGCAGGACAAGACGCTGACGCTGACCCAGAGCATCTTCAGCAACCTGACCAGCTGGCAGATTGCGCGCCTGGCCCGTCATCCGCGCCGTCCCTACACCCTGGACTACATCCAGCACATCTTCACCGAGTTCGATGAGCTGCACGGCGACCGCCACTTCGCCGACGATGCCGCCATCGTCGGTGGCGTCGCCCGTCTGGACGACCGTCCGGTGATGGTCATCGGCCACCAGAAAGGTCGCGAAGTGCGCGAGAAGGTCCGGCGCAACTTCGGCATGCCGCGCCCCGAGGGCTACCGCAAGGCCTGCCGCCTGATGGAAATGGCCGAGCGTTTCAAGCTGCCGATCCTCACCTTCATCGACACCCCCGGCGCCTACCCGGGCATCGATGCCGAGGAGCGCGGCCAGAGCGAGGCCATCGCCTGGAACCTGCGGGTCATGGCACGCCTGAAGACCCCGATCATCGCCACGGTGATCGGCGAGGGCGGTTCGGGCGGCGCGCTGGCCATCGGCGTCTGCGACCAGCTGAACATGCTACAGTACTCCACCTACTCGGTGATCTCCCCGGAAGGCTGCGCCTCGATCCTCTGGCGTACCGCCGACAAGGCCCCGGAAGCGGCCGAGGCCATGGGCGTGACCGCCGAGCGCCTGAAGGACCTGGGCATCGTCGACCAGATCATCCCCGAGCCGCTGGGCGGCGCCCACAGCGACCACGCGGCGGTGGCCGAGTCGGTGCGCCAGTCGCTGAACAAGCAGTTGGACGAGCTGGGCAAGCTCGACACCAAGGCTCTGCTGGCGCGCCGTTACGAGCGCCTGATGAGCTACGGCGTGGCCTGA